One region of Fragaria vesca subsp. vesca linkage group LG4, FraVesHawaii_1.0, whole genome shotgun sequence genomic DNA includes:
- the LOC101309342 gene encoding F-box/LRR-repeat protein 2-like → MESMGSINETLRDDELRAVLGKLDSQRDKEVFGLVCKRWLHLQSTERRRLSARAGPHMLRKLAARFSRLHELDLSQSLSRSFYPGVTDSDLSVIANGFKSLRLLSLQNCKGVTDAGIIAIGSGLSSLQSLDVSYCRKLTDKGLSAVAQGCSGLRALHLAGCRFITDVLLHALSLNCHSLRHLGLQGCTNISDSGLADLVNGCHQIEFLDMNKCSNIGDIGVSSVSKACSSSLKTLKLLDCYKVGDESIISLAKFCQNLETLIIGGCRDISDASVKLLASSCKSSLKNLRMDWCLNITDSCLSCILVECRNLEALDIGCCEEVSDAAFQGLNGGEVELTLTLKVLKVSNCPKISVAGIAMVLEKCEMLEYLDVRSCPQITKAGCDEAGLQFPQSCKVNFTGSLREPDVLL, encoded by the exons ATGGAGAGCATGGGCAGCATCAACGAGACACTGAGAGATGACGAGCTACGAGCGGTGCTGGGAAAGCTGGACAGCCAGAGGGACAAAGAGGTGTTCGGGTTGGTGTGCAAGAGGTGGCTTCACTTGCAGAGCACCGAGAGGAGGAGGCTCTCCGCACGTGCGGGGCCTCACATGCTCCGCAAATTGGCCGCCCGGTTCTCTCGCCTTCACGAGCTCGACCTCTCCCAGTCCCTCTCCAGGTCCTTCTATCCTGGTGTCACCGACTCTGACCTCTCCGTCATTGCCAATGGCTTCAAGTCCCTCAGGCTCCTCTCCCTCCAAAACTGTAAAG GAGTTACTGATGCTGGAATCATTGCAATTGGATCTGGTCTTTCGTCACTACAGTCTCTAGATGTATCATATTGCAGAAAGTTAACAGACAAAGGATTATCAGCTGTTGCTCAGGGCTGCTCTGGCCTTCGGGCACTGCATCTTGCTGGCTGTAGATTTATAACCGATGTGTTATTACATGCTCTTTCATTGAATTGTCACTCTTTACGGCACTTGGGTCTGCAGGGCTGTACTAATATATCTGATTCTGGACTTGCTGATCTTGTAAATGGATGTCATCAGATCGAGTTTTTAGACATGAACAAATGCAGCAACATCGGAGACATTGGCGTTTCCAGTGTCTCCAAGGCATGTTCATCTTCTCTCAAGACACTCAAGCTATTGGACTGTTACAAAGTCGGGGATGAGTCTATAATATCCTTGGCCAAATTCTGCCAAAATCTTGAAACCTTAATCATTGGTGGCTGCCGTGACATATCTGATGCATCAGTGAAATTGCTGGCCTCTTCTTGTAAGAGTAGTCTCAAGAACTTGCGGATGGATTGGTGTTTAAATATCACAGACTCTTGTTTGAGCTGCATTCTGGTTGAGTGCAGAAATCTTGAGGCTCTTGACATTGGGTGCTGCGAGGAGGTGTCAGATGCTGCCTTTCAGGGCTTAAACGGTGGTGAAGTCGAGCTGACCCTGACCTTAAAGGTCTTAAAGGTTAGCAACTGCCCGAAAATCAGTGTGGCAGGCATAGCTATGGTTTTGGAGAAATGCGAGATGTTAGAATACTTGGATGTAAGGTCATGCCCACAAATTACGAAGGCGGGTTGTGATGAGGCCGGATTGCAGTTTCCTCAATCTTGTAAAGTCAACTTCACCGGGAGTTTAAGGGAGCCTGATGTCTTACTTTGA
- the LOC101309630 gene encoding transmembrane protein 53-like, which translates to MGSLSGILQRPLIAAAAVGFASFSSDFSPVLPSSKSSDSHLPTSTTLSDISVSKLSNLSFVSRIRVPLPNINIPIPNSDCNSLYSTVASSPALLKLYHSADLGKAPNPTAYKPVSLSPSVPDVSYRWHLPEPNALDVSGNSDCSSTKMRTVVVLLGWLGAKQKHLKRYADWYTSQGYHAITFTLPMADILKYQPGGKVEDHIDSLVTHLADWLEEEQGKNLMFHTFSNTGWLTYGVMLEKFQKHDPSVMGRIRGCVVDSAPVAAPDPQVWASGFSAAFLKKHSVATKGTTDASESVMDVLVDSKGVVAPKPAVTEAALLLVLEKFFKVVLNIPTVNRRLSDVLGLLSARQPSCPQLYIYSSADRVIPAGSVESFIKQQRRAGHEVRACNFVSTPHVDHFRNDPKLYTSELTHFLEDCVLTGCKQSH; encoded by the exons ATGGGTTCCTTGTCCGGAATCCTTCAACGGCCTCTGATCGCCGCCGCCGCTGTTGGCTTTGCTTCTTTTTCTTCCGACTTCTCTCCCGTCCTCCCCTCTTCCAAATCCAGCGACTCCCATTTACCAACTTCAACTACTTTGTCAGACATTTCGGTTTCTAAGCTCTCAAACCTGTCCTTCGTCTCCAGAATTCGAGTGCCTCTTCCCAACATTAACATCCCAATTCCCAATTCCGACTGCAACTCGCTCTATTCTACGGTTGCGTCTTCCCCTGCTCTTCTTAAGCTCTATCACTCTGCAGACTTGGGCAAGGCCCCCAACCCAACTGCATATAAGCCTGTTTCATTATCTCCTTCCGTCCCTGACGTCTCCTACAGATGGCATTTGCCCGAGCCCAATGCTCTAGATGTTTCCGGGAATTCTGATTGTTCATCAACAAAGATGAGGACTGTGGTGGTTTTACTGGGATGGCTAGGAGCAAAGCAAAAACATCTCAAGAGGTATGCCGACTGGTATACTTCGCAAGGGTATCACGCCATTACCTTCACTTTACCCATGGCTGACATTCTCAAATACCAGCCCGGTGGTAAAGTCGAAGACCACATTGACTCGCTTGTCACTCATTTGGCTGATTGGTTAGAAGAGGAGCAGGGAAAGAACCTCATGTTTCATACTTTTAGCAACACTGGATGGTTAAC GTATGGTGTAATGCTTGAGAAGTTCCAGAAGCATGATCCGTCTGTAATGGGCAGGATTCGGGGATGCGTTGTGGATTCTGCACCTGTTGCAGCACCTGACCCTCAG GTCTGGGCTTCTGGTTTCTCTGCAGCCTTTCTGAAAAAACATAGTGTAGCAACAAAAGGAACCACAGACGCTAGTGAATCAGTGATGGATGTTTTGGTTGACAGCAAGGGTGTAGTGGCACCCAAACCTGCAGTAACTGAGGCAGCTTTGCTTTTAGTATTGGAGAAGTTCTTTAAAGTGGTCTTGAATATTCCTACGGTGAACAG GAGGCTTTCTGATGTTTTGGGATTACTGTCAGCACGACAACCAAGCTGTCCGCAATTATATATCTACAGCTCTGCAGACAGAGTCATTCCTGCAGGATCTGTGGAGTCGTTTATAAAACAGCAGCGGAGGGCGGGACATGAGGTCAGGGCTTGCAACTTTGTCTCTACACCTCATGTTGATCATTTCAGAAATGACCCGAAGCTGTATACTTCAGAGCTAACACACTTTCTGGAGGACTGTGTGCTTACTGGTTGCAAACAGTCTCATTAA
- the LOC101309924 gene encoding riboflavin biosynthesis protein RibF-like — protein MLSGGGCRLSTHLRLRDCDLRHQPQLGFGFDFRFGSPISRLRRSLTLNLKPLSPRPISSFRSIILSKRVPSLSHCFSQQQDQREHPSDALSSVAGGIVALGKFDALHIGHRELVIQASKVGPPFLLSFVGIAEVLGWEPRAPIVAKCDRKRVLSTWAPYCGNMVPEEFEIQFSSVRKLTPREFVEKLLKEFGVRGVVAGQNYRFGYKAAGDATELVKLCEEYGMGAYIIKSVMDKNPYNINMNSDSKDRGQVSSTRVRRALAVGDMKYVSKLLGRQHRLILIAKDEEGFPWSRHKLSVPKSCMLNLGPKEGLYGKCYLLLGDEGDLVVPCSVVIDTSYIHIEMDEVGRHDDIVSSKQNVRLLRIEFGDMEC, from the exons ATGTTGAGTGGTGGTGGGTGTCGTCTCTCCACTCATCTACGGCTGCGGGACTGCGACCTCCGCCACCAGCCCCAACTTGGTTTTGGTTTTGACTTTAGATTCGGTTCTCCAATCTCTCGCCTGCGACGCTCTCTCACTCTCAATCTCAAACCCTTGTCTCCTCGTCCAATCTCCTCTTTTCGCTCTATCATTCTTTCCAAGCGCGTTCCTTCCCTCTCCCACTGTTTCAG CCAACAACAAGACCAACGGGAGCATCCCTCCGACGCATTGTCCTCTGTGGCAG GTGGAATAGTTGCATTGGGAAAATTTGATGCCCTTCATATTGGTCATAGGGAACTTGTTATTCAAGCATCAAAGGTCGGACCTCCATTTCTTTTATCATTTGTTGGAATAGCTGAAGTACTCGGTTGGGAACCCAG GGCTCCAATAGTTGCCAAATGTGATCGAAAGAGAGTTCTTTCGACTTGGGCCCCATATTGTGGTAACATGGTCCCTGAAGAGTTTGAAATTCAATTTTCAAGTGTTCGAAAACTCACTCCACGGGAATTTGTTGAAAAGTTATTGAAAGAGTTTGGAGTTCGGGGGGTTGTGGCAG GTCAAAACTACCGATTTGGATATAAAGCAGCTGGTGATGCGACAGAGCTGGTGAAGTTGTGTGAAGAATATGGTATGGGGGCTTACATCATAAAATCTGTTATGGACAAGAACCCATACAACATCAACATGAACTCAGATTCAAAAGACAGAGGACAAGTTTCATCCACTCGTGTTCGCCGCGCCCTTGCTGTAGGAGATATGAAGTACGTGTCTAAACTTTTGGGTCGCCAACATCGTTTGATATTGATTGCAAAGGATGAGGAAGGCTTTCCTTGGAGCAGGCATAAATTGTCAGTTCCAAAGTCGTGTATGTTAAATTTAGGTCCAAAAGAGGGTCTATATGGGAAGTGTTATCTGTTACTTGGGGATGAAGGCGACCTGGTTGTCCCGTGTAGTGTAGTAATTGATACATCATATATCCACATAGAAATGGATGAGGTAGGTAGGCATGATGACATAGTTAGTAGTAAACAGAATGTGAGGCTGTTACGTATTGAATTTGGTGATATGGAATGTTGA